One genomic segment of Candidatus Berkiella aquae includes these proteins:
- a CDS encoding CDP-alcohol phosphatidyltransferase family protein: MLENYLRPVFSRYCVDGIATHLAAKTILQPKQITLLAGLSGVGAGVALISQSPLLACILLLFSGYCDILDGAVARKMDSVTSSGVVLDIVTDRLVEFAIILGLYWISPQTRGFLSILMLGSILCCVTSFLVIGIFSVNNTEKHFHYSKGLVERFEAFLFFIAMILCPEQFRLLGSVFVILVLLTTMIRVSEFLQQGHYDQDD; this comes from the coding sequence ATGTTAGAAAATTATTTGCGTCCTGTATTTTCAAGATACTGCGTTGATGGTATAGCTACGCATCTTGCCGCGAAAACTATTTTGCAGCCAAAGCAAATTACCTTATTAGCAGGGTTAAGTGGTGTTGGGGCCGGTGTTGCGTTAATCAGTCAATCTCCCCTCCTGGCTTGTATCTTGTTATTATTTTCAGGGTATTGTGACATTTTAGATGGTGCTGTGGCGCGCAAAATGGATAGTGTGACTTCATCAGGCGTTGTCTTAGATATTGTGACAGATCGCTTGGTCGAGTTTGCTATTATTTTAGGACTCTATTGGATCTCCCCTCAAACACGTGGTTTTCTATCGATTTTGATGTTAGGTAGCATTTTATGCTGTGTCACTTCATTTCTTGTGATAGGCATTTTTTCAGTTAATAATACTGAAAAGCACTTTCATTACAGCAAAGGATTAGTAGAGCGTTTTGAAGCCTTTCTTTTCTTTATTGCAATGATACTTTGTCCTGAACAATTTAGATTGTTGGGTTCGGTATTTGTGATATTAGTGCTATTAACGACAATGATTCGTGTAAGCGAGTTTTTGCAACAAGGTCATTATGATCAGGATGATTGA
- a CDS encoding CHASE4 domain-containing protein codes for MNLRSRLLMIGCFVLLVQMIGIASLYYFSIYPDIEGLEKTAVEKDLHRSLETFQRQLYTLEQNTQLLTLQPNIWELANSETIPQNIPRDPLLEKMVQYEINLMYILSTDKKVIWEEIIDLSNEQSYPHQGFLTSLWENYPGFLEHPSMMSLQAGIYNSSLGPMYLVSTPIADNKDPQLVRGILIVGRLITPEVIQFLEHLTYTNMKIWPLEGATLSDKHLSIIQRIQKTGANSLIVRDHNTLHGYMSLPDLSGKPNLLISIFKNRILKSFVNIVLLENVAIFFAMQILFLILLFYLIRHFLVVPANQLINEIQLTDKKWTPPNLAVNPESDMGQLNIAITHFMARQHNQLVHDTTMAYREGMSQARQDLYQEFEETLLPLFQGLDWLEKKLSNLPINDIEWIVAEGKTGQITPSQWPKYTERLQTINEELRRQQKEMRQHIYEIHTKTLRNAAVLRTISRSLDPTRQLTPIGVQYKGKLSTTR; via the coding sequence GTGAATCTACGCTCTCGTCTGCTAATGATAGGATGCTTTGTTTTGCTTGTGCAAATGATTGGCATAGCAAGCCTCTATTATTTTTCTATTTATCCAGACATTGAAGGGCTGGAAAAAACGGCAGTTGAGAAAGATCTTCATCGGAGTTTGGAAACTTTTCAACGACAACTTTATACTCTAGAACAAAATACACAATTGCTCACTTTACAGCCTAACATCTGGGAACTGGCTAATAGTGAAACGATTCCCCAAAACATCCCCCGAGATCCCCTCTTGGAAAAGATGGTGCAATATGAAATCAATCTCATGTACATCCTCAGCACTGATAAAAAAGTGATTTGGGAAGAAATCATTGATCTGAGTAACGAACAATCTTATCCACATCAAGGTTTTTTAACCTCTTTGTGGGAAAATTATCCAGGATTTTTAGAACATCCTTCGATGATGAGCTTGCAAGCCGGTATTTATAACAGCTCATTAGGCCCTATGTATCTTGTTTCAACGCCTATTGCTGACAACAAAGATCCACAATTAGTCAGAGGGATCCTTATCGTTGGTCGCTTGATTACCCCTGAAGTTATTCAATTTTTGGAGCATCTCACCTATACCAATATGAAAATATGGCCGCTTGAAGGAGCCACGTTAAGTGATAAGCATCTTAGTATTATTCAACGCATTCAAAAAACAGGGGCTAATTCTCTCATTGTGCGCGATCATAATACGTTACATGGTTATATGTCGCTGCCCGATCTGAGTGGCAAGCCCAATCTTTTGATTTCTATTTTTAAAAACAGAATTCTCAAAAGCTTTGTCAATATTGTACTGTTAGAAAATGTTGCTATCTTTTTCGCCATGCAAATTTTGTTTTTGATACTGTTGTTTTACCTAATTCGTCATTTCTTAGTGGTACCAGCCAATCAATTGATTAACGAGATACAGCTAACCGATAAAAAGTGGACACCGCCAAACTTAGCTGTCAACCCCGAAAGCGATATGGGTCAACTCAACATCGCTATTACGCATTTTATGGCTCGTCAACATAATCAACTGGTTCATGACACTACCATGGCTTATCGTGAAGGGATGTCCCAGGCGAGACAAGATTTATATCAAGAATTTGAAGAAACACTGTTACCATTGTTCCAAGGATTGGATTGGCTAGAGAAAAAGCTTTCTAACTTACCCATCAATGATATTGAATGGATTGTTGCTGAAGGCAAAACGGGGCAGATAACCCCCTCACAATGGCCAAAATATACTGAAAGATTACAGACAATTAATGAAGAGCTACGACGTCAGCAAAAGGAAATGCGTCAACATATTTACGAAATACACACAAAAACCTTGCGTAATGCCGCGGTATTACGCACGATTTCACGCAGTTTAGATCCGACGAGACAATTGACACCAATTGGTGTTCAATATAAGGGAAAATTATCAACAACTAGATAA
- a CDS encoding monovalent cation:proton antiporter-2 (CPA2) family protein, whose amino-acid sequence MSSFKILLIILGLAVVIVSILRRMHLPPILGYLIAGALVGPYGLGLLESKEEIRYIAEFGVVFLLFSIGLELSLPKLVSMRRALLGLGGMQVLLCTALALVVAKFAGLGWPAAIAVSGALALSSTAVATKQLVEQDELHQTHGKLALAILLFQDLAAVPFLIVVPALAGSGQDSVMTVLLVRIGVGTLIFLIMLAAGRWLLRPLFHHIAQARSSELFMLTALLVVLASAFLTEHYGLSAALGAFLAGVMLAETEYAHQIESDIQPFRDILLGLFFISVGLVLDPRVVVSDWPWILSILVSLIIFKTIVITWLAKFANVSPISALRTGLILAQGGEFGLFLLAVALDKNVIDLHSNQIVIAAIVISMAVSPLLIRKSEMIATFILKCLGKGSTNEQTEDLSNAPKNQEDHVIICGYGRVGQTLARFLEYEGIPYVGLDVDPVRLREARAAAEPVFFGDPAQESVLVAAGIKDAKMLIIAFSNPKQALKILRNVRHLNKDIPVLVRTTDDSDLEALQIAGATEVIPDKLESSLMLASHMLILLGQSPAKAQQQVKEVKANRYKFLRGFYEGEKIGHLENVSTERTHLHAVELTEGAYAVGKTLEELIAKNIPISLSSFSRAGYKCQEPAAHTILQAGDVLVIAGTNQEIFNVEEKLLQG is encoded by the coding sequence GTGTCCAGCTTTAAAATTCTCTTAATCATTCTCGGGCTTGCTGTCGTAATTGTCTCCATTTTACGACGCATGCACCTGCCTCCTATTTTAGGCTACCTGATTGCTGGCGCCCTAGTGGGTCCTTATGGATTGGGTTTACTGGAAAGTAAGGAAGAGATCCGTTACATAGCTGAATTCGGCGTGGTTTTCTTGTTATTTTCAATTGGTCTTGAGTTATCGTTGCCAAAACTGGTTTCGATGCGCCGAGCGCTTTTGGGCCTTGGTGGGATGCAAGTACTGCTTTGTACAGCACTCGCTTTAGTGGTTGCTAAATTTGCAGGCCTTGGTTGGCCAGCTGCAATCGCCGTCTCTGGCGCATTGGCTTTATCATCGACCGCCGTTGCAACCAAGCAGCTGGTTGAACAGGATGAACTGCATCAAACACATGGCAAGCTCGCTTTAGCTATTTTGCTTTTTCAAGATTTAGCTGCTGTACCCTTTTTGATTGTGGTTCCTGCCTTAGCAGGTAGTGGGCAAGATTCGGTTATGACCGTGCTCCTCGTTCGTATTGGCGTGGGCACCCTTATCTTCCTTATCATGCTTGCTGCAGGCCGTTGGTTACTACGTCCTCTATTTCATCATATTGCTCAGGCAAGATCGTCCGAACTATTCATGCTCACGGCTTTGTTAGTCGTTTTAGCTTCTGCATTCTTAACTGAGCATTATGGACTCTCTGCTGCTTTAGGTGCCTTTCTTGCAGGTGTGATGCTCGCAGAAACAGAATATGCACATCAAATCGAATCCGACATCCAGCCTTTTCGTGATATTTTGCTCGGGTTATTCTTTATCTCAGTTGGGCTTGTCCTTGACCCTCGTGTGGTCGTCTCGGACTGGCCATGGATATTAAGTATTTTAGTTTCATTAATTATCTTTAAAACGATTGTTATCACTTGGTTGGCAAAATTTGCCAATGTCTCACCTATCAGTGCATTACGTACCGGGCTTATTTTGGCTCAAGGTGGTGAATTTGGTTTGTTCCTTCTAGCCGTAGCGCTTGATAAAAATGTGATAGATCTGCATTCCAATCAAATTGTGATTGCTGCGATTGTCATTAGCATGGCAGTTTCACCTTTACTCATCCGCAAAAGCGAGATGATAGCCACTTTTATCTTGAAGTGCCTGGGTAAAGGGAGCACTAACGAACAAACTGAAGATTTATCAAACGCTCCTAAAAATCAAGAAGATCATGTGATCATCTGTGGTTATGGTCGTGTTGGCCAAACACTAGCACGCTTTTTAGAATATGAAGGCATTCCTTATGTGGGACTTGATGTGGATCCGGTCCGTTTACGCGAAGCAAGGGCTGCTGCAGAGCCCGTATTCTTTGGCGATCCCGCCCAAGAAAGTGTACTCGTTGCCGCCGGCATTAAAGATGCGAAAATGCTCATTATCGCTTTTTCGAATCCTAAGCAAGCACTCAAAATATTACGCAATGTACGGCATTTAAACAAAGATATTCCCGTGCTCGTACGTACAACTGATGATAGCGACCTAGAAGCTTTGCAAATCGCTGGCGCAACAGAAGTCATTCCAGATAAGTTAGAATCTAGCTTAATGCTAGCTTCTCATATGCTGATTTTGCTTGGACAATCACCCGCAAAAGCACAGCAGCAAGTGAAGGAAGTCAAAGCCAATCGCTATAAATTCCTTCGCGGCTTTTATGAAGGTGAAAAAATTGGCCACTTGGAAAATGTTTCAACTGAACGTACACACTTACATGCAGTTGAATTAACTGAAGGGGCTTATGCGGTTGGCAAAACCTTAGAAGAGCTGATTGCAAAAAATATTCCGATTTCACTATCGTCATTTTCGCGCGCTGGCTACAAATGCCAAGAACCTGCAGCTCATACTATTTTACAAGCAGGTGACGTCTTAGTGATTGCCGGTACCAATCAAGAAATCTTTAACGTTGAAGAAAAACTACTTCAAGGTTAA
- a CDS encoding YifB family Mg chelatase-like AAA ATPase produces the protein MSLAIVYSRACFGIEAPQVVVETHLSRGLPQFTIVGLPEAAVKESKDRVRSALLQSGYEFPKKRITVNLAPADIPKEGGRYDLPIAISILLASEQLSCANISEYEFAGELSLSGELRRIKGVLPLALATQKIKRQLIIPLDNQDEASWVSPMITYAMPTFSRVCAHLSGLHPYLPLRTSEALQFSLSSDTCLSEVCGQPHAKRALEIAAAGAHSLLMVGPPGTGKTMLASRLSSILPPLSLNEALEIAAIYSISHQGFEARSLRRRPFRRPHHTASAVSLVGGGRYPLPGEISLAHHGVLFLDELPEFSRHVLEVLREPLESGRVHLSRAQGQAEYPASCQLIAAMNPCPCGYLSSTQHHCHCTSEQIQRYRNKISGPLLDRIDMHIEVPALAAKQLAAFEPQQEESSEIIQTRVLQARALQQQRCSLPNAKLTNRDIVAFCKLDNQAEQLLTTAMEKLGISARAYHRILKVARTIADLNNSESIQSMHIAEAIQFRKYDRH, from the coding sequence ATGTCGCTCGCTATTGTTTATAGTCGTGCCTGTTTTGGTATTGAAGCGCCTCAAGTAGTGGTTGAAACGCATTTATCACGCGGTTTGCCGCAATTTACGATTGTTGGTTTACCTGAAGCGGCGGTGAAAGAAAGTAAAGACAGGGTTCGTAGTGCACTCTTGCAAAGTGGCTATGAATTTCCTAAAAAGCGAATTACCGTTAACTTAGCACCAGCAGATATCCCCAAAGAAGGGGGACGATACGATTTACCTATCGCGATCAGCATTTTACTCGCCTCAGAACAATTAAGCTGCGCTAATATTAGTGAATATGAATTTGCGGGTGAGTTATCATTAAGTGGTGAATTAAGACGCATAAAAGGCGTCTTGCCACTTGCTTTAGCAACCCAAAAAATAAAACGACAACTGATTATTCCCCTGGATAATCAAGATGAAGCCAGTTGGGTTTCTCCGATGATCACTTATGCAATGCCCACTTTTAGTCGTGTTTGTGCGCATCTTAGTGGGCTTCACCCCTATCTTCCCTTACGTACAAGTGAAGCGCTGCAATTTTCACTATCAAGTGATACTTGCCTTTCCGAAGTTTGCGGCCAACCTCATGCCAAAAGGGCGTTAGAAATAGCCGCCGCAGGTGCTCATAGTTTACTGATGGTAGGGCCTCCTGGTACTGGCAAAACCATGCTCGCCAGTCGATTGAGTTCTATCTTACCACCACTTTCATTAAATGAAGCGTTAGAAATAGCCGCTATCTATTCGATTAGCCATCAAGGATTTGAAGCGCGCTCTTTACGAAGGCGCCCTTTTCGTCGTCCTCATCATACCGCTTCAGCGGTCTCACTTGTCGGTGGCGGGCGCTATCCTTTACCGGGTGAAATTTCATTAGCGCATCATGGGGTGCTTTTTTTAGATGAATTACCTGAATTTAGTCGACATGTACTAGAAGTGCTGCGTGAACCGCTGGAATCGGGTCGAGTTCATTTATCTCGCGCCCAAGGTCAAGCAGAATACCCGGCAAGTTGTCAGTTGATTGCAGCGATGAATCCTTGTCCTTGTGGTTATTTATCAAGTACGCAGCATCACTGTCACTGCACCAGTGAACAAATTCAACGTTATCGAAATAAAATATCAGGACCTTTACTTGACAGAATTGATATGCATATTGAAGTGCCAGCCCTCGCTGCAAAACAACTCGCGGCCTTTGAACCTCAACAAGAAGAAAGTAGCGAAATCATTCAAACACGTGTACTTCAAGCACGTGCTTTACAACAACAACGTTGTTCCTTACCGAATGCAAAATTAACCAACCGTGATATCGTTGCTTTTTGCAAGTTAGATAATCAAGCCGAACAGTTATTAACAACTGCCATGGAAAAATTAGGAATATCAGCCAGAGCTTATCATCGCATTCTAAAGGTTGCTCGCACGATTGCTGACCTGAATAATTCAGAAAGCATCCAAAGTATGCACATTGCTGAAGCGATTCAATTTCGAAAATATGATAGACATTAA
- a CDS encoding fused MFS/spermidine synthase translates to MIAFSASIFLSAFLLFIIQPLLAKTLLPLFGGSPAVWLSNLVFYQTALLIGYAYAYFVTKLSRLSWQATVHFTLLAFSLLLLPITPATELSLLTWWQPLTIFAVLGSTLLIPVIVLSATSPLLQYWYYHSYHSDFPYRYYALSNLGSLLGLFAFPLLLEPFLGLKIQLTTWSIGYTLFTTACALCAFITFKQHQVISKERTNNKTKVPRLNIFSWLLLTALSSALLLTTTQVMMQNVIGLPLLWVIPLALYLISFIIVFYQPRLYVSWAWISLFFLLTAGIIYLPTHHQLTLAIQVLAYTLLLFSGCMICHGELYRLKPDKQHLTFYYLMVALGGVLGGLFVNLVSPLIFNEWWDFYGALLLILLYAIFVPMRQDLNILSNRIVMPLSLLAFFGIATLLIVNIKEAHREFIFVHRNFLGKFEIVERYKNENRHLLILRNGNILHGQQYLEAQKRSLPTTYYSQKSGLGVAIDFLRYNIINTSQHLRIGAIGLGTGTIAALGHKGDFIRFYEIDPDIEKVANEYFYYLRDSAAKIEIDINDGRLALAKELHQGSQQYDLIVVDAFNGDAIPLHLLTKEALDIYLGHLKQNGILAFHISSRYVDLYPPLQALAAQMGLFSYLSYQPPSDDPWIAHSEWLLISRQSEIGLFLYNKNALSFRNVRMNDVWTDDFNYLLPIIRW, encoded by the coding sequence GTGATAGCGTTTAGCGCTTCTATTTTTTTAAGTGCGTTTTTACTTTTTATTATCCAACCCTTGTTAGCAAAAACATTATTACCCTTATTTGGTGGCTCACCCGCCGTATGGTTATCAAACCTGGTTTTTTATCAAACCGCCTTATTAATCGGTTATGCTTATGCCTATTTTGTTACTAAGCTTTCTCGTCTATCATGGCAAGCGACCGTGCATTTTACTTTATTAGCATTCTCACTCTTATTATTACCCATTACACCCGCAACCGAACTTTCGCTATTAACTTGGTGGCAACCATTAACTATTTTTGCCGTCCTTGGTTCTACTTTATTAATTCCTGTCATTGTTTTATCGGCAACCAGTCCATTACTGCAATACTGGTATTACCATAGCTATCATAGCGATTTTCCTTATCGCTATTATGCCTTATCCAATTTGGGATCGTTACTGGGCTTATTTGCCTTTCCGCTTTTACTCGAGCCTTTTTTAGGATTAAAAATTCAACTGACCACATGGTCTATTGGCTATACGCTATTTACAACAGCCTGTGCACTATGCGCTTTCATTACCTTTAAACAGCATCAAGTTATTTCGAAAGAGAGAACTAACAACAAAACCAAGGTTCCCCGGCTTAATATCTTTTCATGGTTATTGCTAACCGCATTAAGCAGCGCTTTATTATTAACAACAACGCAAGTCATGATGCAAAATGTGATTGGTCTACCGTTATTATGGGTTATTCCTTTAGCGCTCTATCTCATTAGCTTTATCATTGTTTTCTATCAACCCCGCTTGTATGTTTCTTGGGCATGGATCTCACTTTTCTTTTTGTTAACCGCCGGTATTATTTATTTACCCACTCATCATCAGTTAACACTCGCAATTCAAGTACTTGCTTATACGTTATTACTTTTCTCAGGCTGCATGATTTGTCATGGTGAACTTTATCGTTTGAAACCCGATAAACAGCATTTGACCTTTTATTATCTCATGGTTGCCTTGGGTGGCGTCTTAGGAGGCCTCTTCGTTAATTTGGTCTCGCCACTCATCTTCAATGAATGGTGGGATTTCTATGGCGCATTATTGCTTATTTTACTTTATGCTATTTTTGTTCCAATGCGCCAAGATCTCAACATTCTATCCAACCGTATCGTCATGCCTTTATCCTTATTAGCTTTTTTTGGTATAGCGACTTTGCTGATCGTTAATATAAAAGAGGCACATCGCGAATTTATTTTTGTCCATCGCAATTTTTTAGGAAAATTTGAGATTGTTGAACGCTATAAAAATGAAAATCGGCATCTATTGATTTTACGAAATGGCAACATTTTACATGGACAACAATATTTAGAAGCGCAAAAGCGTAGTTTACCCACAACTTATTACAGTCAGAAAAGCGGTCTTGGCGTAGCGATAGATTTTCTGCGGTATAATATCATTAATACCTCGCAACACTTACGCATCGGCGCCATTGGTCTTGGTACAGGCACTATCGCTGCTTTGGGTCATAAAGGCGATTTTATTCGTTTTTATGAAATCGATCCCGATATTGAAAAAGTGGCTAATGAATATTTTTATTATCTGCGAGATAGCGCAGCAAAAATTGAAATCGATATTAATGACGGACGACTTGCGCTGGCGAAAGAATTACACCAAGGTTCACAGCAATATGATCTTATTGTGGTAGATGCTTTTAATGGTGATGCCATTCCTTTGCATCTATTAACGAAAGAGGCACTTGATATTTATCTTGGCCACCTCAAACAAAATGGTATTTTGGCTTTTCATATTTCCAGTCGTTATGTTGATCTTTATCCGCCTTTGCAAGCACTAGCCGCGCAGATGGGGTTGTTCTCCTATTTATCCTACCAGCCGCCTTCAGATGATCCTTGGATAGCGCATTCAGAATGGTTATTAATTAGTCGACAATCTGAAATCGGACTGTTTTTGTATAATAAGAATGCCTTATCATTTAGAAATGTGCGAATGAACGATGTTTGGACAGATGATTTTAATTATCTTTTGCCAATTATTCGTTGGTAA
- a CDS encoding UvrD-helicase domain-containing protein: MSELNAEQKAAIHFVDGPLLVIAGAGSGKTRVITQKIAYLIEHCGLQPQHIYAVTFTNKAASEMAERTHKLLKKTTHKNQAKQKIQVSTFHSLGLAIIKKEASHLALHDNFTLFDSYDAQHLLKELGERISAVSDDSLKSISQQISNWKNELKSPEEALNGAKQETEHLAARFFVHYDNALRAYNAVDFDDLISLPFKLFRDNREVLDKWQNKIRYLLVDEYQDTNTAQYELIKCLCGVRQALTVVGDDDQSIYAWRGAHPENIQRLQQDYPRLQVIKLEQNYRSTSNILFSANHLISHNPHIFDKKLWSAHGSGDPIRIIACANEAAEAERVIHEIVAHQFRHRLAYHDYAILYRSNHQARNLEQALREQGIPYHVSGGVSFFSRTEIKDLFAYFRLMVNPQDDAAYLRCVNIPKRDIGPATIEKLGRYAQERQNSLFDASLEMGLTQWLEEKACHRIKSFADFILEAKNALFESDDPASQVETFIEDIRYYEYLTDTAPNPTNAQKRIEHIKELIGWLKRLTGPDQDSPLRFEEAIHKMTLIDMLERQGDQTTNMVQLMTLHAAKGLEFPHVYIIGWEEECLPHKTSIAQDMVNEERRLAYVGMTRAQKTLTLTYPKQRKRYGEMQTITPSRFLDELPEDYVVREGHIEATEEEQRASGQNHLAALKALLQETNQ, from the coding sequence ATGTCTGAGTTAAATGCAGAGCAAAAAGCCGCCATTCACTTTGTCGATGGCCCCCTCCTTGTTATCGCGGGAGCGGGCAGTGGCAAAACACGGGTTATTACACAAAAGATTGCCTATTTAATAGAGCACTGTGGTTTACAGCCACAACACATTTATGCCGTCACTTTCACTAATAAAGCAGCAAGTGAGATGGCTGAACGCACGCATAAATTATTAAAAAAAACAACCCATAAAAATCAGGCCAAGCAAAAAATTCAGGTATCGACTTTTCATTCCTTAGGGTTAGCGATTATTAAAAAAGAAGCCTCTCATCTGGCTTTACATGATAATTTTACCCTCTTTGATTCTTATGATGCACAGCATTTGCTCAAAGAATTAGGAGAGCGAATTTCTGCCGTCAGTGATGACAGTTTAAAATCCATCTCTCAACAAATTTCCAATTGGAAAAATGAATTAAAATCACCTGAAGAAGCGCTCAATGGCGCAAAGCAAGAAACAGAGCATTTGGCCGCACGCTTTTTTGTCCATTATGATAATGCTCTGCGTGCTTATAATGCGGTTGATTTTGATGATCTCATTTCTCTACCGTTTAAACTATTTCGTGATAACCGTGAAGTACTTGATAAATGGCAAAATAAAATTCGTTACCTACTGGTTGATGAATATCAAGATACTAATACAGCACAATATGAACTCATTAAATGCCTTTGTGGTGTAAGACAAGCTCTCACGGTGGTTGGTGATGATGATCAATCTATTTATGCATGGCGCGGCGCACATCCTGAAAACATTCAACGTTTACAACAAGACTATCCACGCTTGCAGGTAATTAAATTAGAACAAAATTATCGCTCAACAAGTAACATTTTGTTTTCAGCAAATCATTTAATTAGCCATAATCCTCATATTTTTGATAAAAAATTGTGGAGCGCGCATGGCAGTGGCGATCCCATTCGGATCATTGCTTGCGCCAATGAAGCGGCTGAAGCCGAACGCGTTATTCATGAAATTGTCGCTCACCAATTCCGTCATCGCTTGGCTTATCATGATTATGCCATTTTATACCGCAGTAATCATCAAGCACGAAATCTTGAACAAGCCCTACGTGAACAAGGGATCCCTTATCATGTCAGCGGCGGCGTTTCTTTCTTCTCACGAACCGAAATCAAAGATCTCTTCGCGTATTTTCGCTTGATGGTTAATCCACAAGATGATGCCGCTTATTTGCGCTGCGTGAATATTCCTAAACGTGATATCGGTCCTGCGACCATTGAAAAACTGGGACGTTACGCCCAAGAAAGGCAAAATAGCCTTTTTGATGCTTCATTGGAAATGGGGTTAACGCAATGGCTAGAAGAAAAAGCCTGCCACCGTATCAAATCTTTTGCTGATTTTATATTAGAAGCAAAAAATGCGCTTTTTGAATCTGACGATCCTGCTTCACAAGTTGAAACCTTTATTGAAGATATTCGTTATTATGAATATCTCACTGACACCGCCCCTAATCCAACCAATGCGCAAAAACGCATTGAACATATTAAAGAACTCATTGGCTGGTTAAAACGTCTGACAGGCCCTGATCAAGACTCACCACTTCGCTTTGAAGAAGCGATTCATAAAATGACGCTCATTGATATGCTAGAGCGCCAGGGTGATCAAACGACCAATATGGTTCAATTAATGACCTTGCATGCGGCAAAGGGCTTAGAATTTCCCCATGTTTATATCATTGGCTGGGAAGAAGAATGTTTACCACATAAAACCAGCATTGCCCAAGATATGGTGAACGAGGAGCGGCGTTTAGCGTATGTGGGCATGACCCGCGCACAAAAAACACTCACCCTTACTTATCCAAAACAACGCAAACGCTATGGGGAAATGCAAACCATCACCCCCAGTCGCTTTTTAGATGAGCTGCCAGAAGACTACGTTGTGCGAGAAGGGCATATTGAAGCGACGGAAGAAGAGCAACGCGCGAGTGGGCAAAATCACTTAGCCGCTTTAAAAGCGCTATTACAAGAGACTAACCAATAG
- a CDS encoding 5-(carboxyamino)imidazole ribonucleotide synthase: MKIGILGGGQLSRMLALAGSPLGLQFVFLEPSIPCSAQNLGELITADYTDEKALLKLAKQSDIITYENENIPTNVLEILMNHQTVHPNLEALQISQDRFLEKTFFQELGIPTTPFAQIDSYDDLFKATQEWSFPFYLKKRKGGYDGKGQIKISNKAELTALEENADFCQNIIVEQNIHFDREVSMIAVRNPANQIKFYDINENIHQNGVLFQTQNKPNDPIFALAKNYLTQILQKLSYVGILCVEFFQVGDQLIANEMAPRVHNSGHWTIEGAVTSQFENHLRAILNWPLGETQSIALTTMTNLLGTIPNKKDLLSQPALHLHDYNKEPRNGRKVGHYTKVEYQSIG; encoded by the coding sequence TTGAAAATAGGCATCTTAGGTGGTGGACAATTAAGTCGGATGTTAGCGCTTGCAGGATCTCCGCTTGGACTTCAGTTTGTCTTTTTAGAACCTAGTATCCCTTGCTCTGCTCAAAATCTCGGAGAGCTAATTACAGCAGATTACACCGATGAAAAAGCGTTATTAAAGCTTGCTAAGCAAAGCGATATTATTACTTATGAAAATGAAAATATCCCCACCAATGTTCTTGAAATACTGATGAACCATCAAACAGTTCATCCTAATCTTGAGGCACTGCAAATTAGCCAAGATAGGTTTTTGGAAAAAACTTTTTTTCAAGAATTAGGTATTCCTACTACTCCCTTTGCTCAAATTGATTCTTATGATGATTTATTCAAAGCCACCCAGGAATGGTCATTTCCTTTTTATTTGAAAAAAAGAAAAGGTGGGTATGATGGTAAAGGACAAATAAAAATTTCAAATAAAGCGGAATTAACGGCACTGGAAGAAAATGCCGATTTTTGTCAAAACATTATCGTTGAACAAAATATTCATTTTGACCGAGAAGTTTCAATGATTGCAGTGAGAAATCCTGCCAATCAAATAAAATTTTATGATATCAATGAAAATATTCATCAAAATGGTGTTTTATTCCAAACCCAAAATAAGCCCAATGATCCTATCTTTGCTCTAGCCAAAAATTATCTTACTCAAATATTGCAAAAGCTTTCTTATGTTGGGATCTTGTGTGTGGAATTCTTTCAAGTTGGCGATCAATTAATTGCGAATGAAATGGCACCCCGTGTTCATAATAGCGGCCATTGGACCATCGAAGGAGCAGTAACATCACAATTTGAAAATCATTTGCGTGCTATTCTAAATTGGCCATTAGGCGAAACACAAAGTATTGCTCTGACGACAATGACTAATTTACTAGGAACAATACCTAATAAAAAAGATCTTTTAAGCCAACCGGCTTTGCATTTACACGATTACAATAAAGAGCCAAGAAATGGTCGCAAAGTAGGGCATTATACCAAAGTTGAATATCAATCTATTGGTTAG